The Macaca nemestrina isolate mMacNem1 chromosome 9, mMacNem.hap1, whole genome shotgun sequence genome includes the window AAACATATTCCTCATCATGTTTACCTGTTATCCTCAGATAAAGTTTCTTTGCTTTCTCACTGTTGTCCAGAAAGTCTGGGCTTTGGTGGGAGTCCCTGTTATAGTTGAAGATGCTGATGGCTGGATCAACGCACATCAGTGTTACCGTGATCCACAAAGGAGGCACCTGCTCTGACACTCTGCGGGTGGCAGCAGGGGAATCTGGTTTTCAAATGTGCCCTTTGAGGCCACTGAGCTCAGGCCTTCTTTTACACAGATCAGATGACTTTAATGCAAGGGAGGCCCTGCCTGGCTCCTCTCACTGTCTTGGATGAATGGACCATTATCTGTGGTGGAGGAGCGGGGTGCCAGCGACCAAAGCTCTCAGGAGAGCCAAAAGAGCTACTCCAGCTGGGGGAGATCAGTTGGGACTGACATTGGAAATGTCCTAATATCAATGTGCATTTTCCTTGTAGGGTGGGAGATGTGCTGGACACTTTCATTTTCTAACTTTCTTTTACCACAATGTAATATTACCAGCTAGTGACCCCAAATCCCAAAGTGGGtaacatacatatttaaataagcGACGTTTATAACTAACAAAAATACTGGAGGCAGAGGATTATTTCCAATATTGCACATTTATgcaaaagtacagaaaataacACTGTACATTATATAATAGCATGTAAACACTCTAGAACTTGACTTGAATAATAAAATGTTCTACTAAGAAAGAAATATTGCTCATGAAGATTTTTGTGCCCACCTTTCCCAAGTCACAGGCCTTCATTTGTGTCACAACAGCAAGGTGGCAGGGCATCAAAACTGCCATACATTCTACATCCTTCACAGCACTGGAGAGACGGATACGACTCCATGGTGGTGTCTTTGGCCTGGCTGTTCTTGGCCCACCACACCTTGTCTGGGTTGTGATGTTTTACAGCCACAGCATCAGGGTCCTTTGCAGCTCttaagaaaagacacacacaaaccACAGGCTTAGAATTTTTCTTCTCAGTCCTTTTGTTAGAACTGTTGGGGGTATCTGGGAAATTTAGTGCTAAAGCCAATCAAACATGAACACCAACCCTACATTAAGGCTCTCTCCTCTGTATCAAATTCCTCTTGAATCTCTGCCTCTCCTACGATTGCTATAAATGTAAACTCAGGTTACAAAAGTAAGGGTAAGTGAATTGCAagcaaggtcacccagctggtcACTGCAGGCCCCCGAGATGGAGGAACAATGGGAAGGTGCTGTATTCAGCTGTGCCCCAGGCTCCGGGATGTGTCACTGTGAACTCCTTAGAATGGACTGTGTCTTACAACCAACCTCTCTGGTACTTGAAGGGTCTTCTGCCCAAACTGTAATTGTCTTTTGTTCAACCTACATTCCCTTTTCTGCTGTGCCCCAGGATATTCACATATGTCAGCTGTCCTAGAGTCCTAAAAGTCCACCTCTTTGTCCTCAAGGCCACCAGAAATGAAGGAACACTCTGAGAGCTCCCAACTCAGGCAAGAGGAGATCAATCCAGCCCGTCCACCGCATAAGCACAAGGCAGAGGCTCATTCATGCAGCCTCCCCTATAGTCTTCAGCCTACAGTGCCCAGGGAGGCACTGGCCAAGGTGCTGAACAGAGGGAGGCACTGGCCACGGCGCTGAACAAAGGGAGGTTTGGCCAAGGTGCTGAATTAAACACCTGATGGTAAACTCTTTGAGGTCCAGTGACAGCCAAGCACCACTGACTCTCACAACCTTAAACTGAGAACATTCGACAAACCCCAGGcagaagggaaaaatattttacactCAGCTGCCATTTCTGCCTTTTCAAAACTGCTTGTTCTTCTTGACCTCACTCACTCAGGGGTATGGCCACAGCAGCAAGGAATGACCTTGCTCAGATAGGGAGTCCAGGTATCCCATTTGAGGAGGTGTGATTCACTTTTCCCCACGTGACTCACTTTAGTGCCTTGGCTACTTTGACGTAAAGACAGAGCACAACAATTAGGAGCACCATCGCGGCAACCAGTAAGCTGCTTCCAATGCCGATCATGATCTTCGTCCTGAGATCAAACATCTTTCCCACGCCTAGGGAGAAAGTGCAGGGAAGCAGAACATGGCCTCCGTCCCCACACAGCCACTAAGCTTCCGTTAGTAGACGAAGAGTGAACCCCAAACACAGATCTTTATGCATGTAAACTGCAAGCAAATCTTTCCAGAGACACCTAGGATCCTAAGCTGGCCCAGGGGTAGACAAAAGGGTTTATTTATGGATAAAAATGGACTTCAATGCAAACTCCAGAGGGAAGGAAATCATAATGACAGACAGTGGGAAGAATCTTTCCCTCTCACAGGCATGATGTGCAGCTGGAAATGACCACAGGACTGCCCTGGA containing:
- the LOC105469938 gene encoding protein FAM24A; the encoded protein is MFDLRTKIMIGIGSSLLVAAMVLLIVVLCLYVKVAKALKAAKDPDAVAVKHHNPDKVWWAKNSQAKDTTMESYPSLQCCEGCRMYGSFDALPPCCCDTNEGL